The stretch of DNA AGCAGCTCATGCAGGAGGGGGCAAACACATCCTTGAGCTGGTTGGTCTTGAGGCCAAAGAAGGGCACGGTTTCGGTGGAGCCGTCTTCGTGCTTGAAGTGGACCCGAAAATCCTGCATAAACTCGTAGTGCACGACGGTATCGGGCGATCGGCTGGTGGTTTCCAGAAATTTTTGCAGACCCGCCCGGCTGACGTTGTCCACGCAGGGGGTGCCCAGCACGTAGAGCTGCTCCAGACCGAGCTGCTTTTCAATCGCCCGCAGCGCCTGAATCTGACAGCCCACTCCGATCACCAGCAGCCGTTTCATCCCCGACTGCTCCACCTGCTCCAGCACCGACAGGTTGGGCGATAGGGTGGGCTTGTTGACCCGCGCCGCCAGAATCTCTTCGGGGGTGGTGGCAATGATCGGCTGGGGCTGAAAGCGATCGCTCTCGGTATTCTGCACGCACACCACGCCTTCGACCAGGCCCCGGGTCAGCATCTCGATCGCGATCGTGCTGACAATGCCCGTCCACTGAGCCCCCTCGATGGGCTGCTGCTTGCGGGCAGCCATCATGTCCTGGTGGACGCCAAAGTAGACCTCGTCTTCGGTCTCCAGATCGCGACTGCGGCCGTGGCTCTGCTGCTCCAGGGTGGGGAACTGCTGGTTGAGAAAGGCGCAGGCCTCTTTGACGTAGTGGATGTAGTAGGTATCGCAGAAGCCGCACTCGCTGCAGAGTTCCTTAGCGGGGCGGGTGGCCCCCGGACGCAGGGCTTTGGCTTTGTTGTGGGGAGGCTGGGCCAGGGTCATAGGGGCGGCAGCAAATTGCTCAACGACGAGGGTTTATCAAGTAATGAGGTTTATTTACCATACCGCAAGGGTTTGGGCGGATTGGCGCGATCGCCCCAATTGTTACGAAATATAGCGTTGACCTCGCGACCAGAACCGGACTAGAGCGATCGCAAGTCAATTGGCTGCCCCACGGCACCAACCCAGCAGCAAAATCCCCCCTCTCCGACCGATTGCAGGTTAAATGGAAGTAGGCATAAGCAAAAGCTATGCCCCTGCGTCCCCCGGGTTCCCGCTGTGATGATCTGCTGCCTCAAT from Leptolyngbya sp. KIOST-1 encodes:
- a CDS encoding Coenzyme F420 hydrogenase/dehydrogenase, beta subunit C-terminal domain; this encodes MTLAQPPHNKAKALRPGATRPAKELCSECGFCDTYYIHYVKEACAFLNQQFPTLEQQSHGRSRDLETEDEVYFGVHQDMMAARKQQPIEGAQWTGIVSTIAIEMLTRGLVEGVVCVQNTESDRFQPQPIIATTPEEILAARVNKPTLSPNLSVLEQVEQSGMKRLLVIGVGCQIQALRAIEKQLGLEQLYVLGTPCVDNVSRAGLQKFLETTSRSPDTVVHYEFMQDFRVHFKHEDGSTETVPFFGLKTNQLKDVFAPSCMSCFDYVNGLADLVVGYMGAPFGWQWIVVRNDRGQAMLDLVMDQLDTQPVMSVGDRKAAVQQSIPAYDKAVTLPMWAAKLMGVVIERIGPKGLEYARFSIDSHFTRNYLYVKRNYPQKLAAHVPEFAKRIVSQYKLPD